The nucleotide window AGTTCAGTCAATATTTGTTCGTTTGCGTTGGAATTCCAAGCGTCTACATTTTTTAGTATGAGTACTTTCTTTCCTGTAACTCCTTGGGCTGCAGAAAAGCTAAGGCTACTCAAAACAAACAAAAAAATGGTTATAAATCCCAAAACTTTTTTCATTGCATAATACCTCCAACTTATTATTATGTATTTGAGCAAATACTATATAGGTAATTACTCGTTACCTTCTAAGAACATGGAGAAAATTCTTAAAAAAGAAGAGTTTTGATTAATGCAGAGGTTTCCTCTTTACGGGCCCGTTGGGGTACTCTTCTTCAAAAATCTCCGCTGTAAAACGATAAACCTCCGTATCCTCATCTAACCAGCAGTCAGGAGGAAGGCCTGCTTTCCAGCATGTTTCGCTCAAGAACTCCTCTTCATCCCATCCCCATTCAATAGGAACCTGAGGAAGCAAAAGCCCGCTGTAGATGCCCTTTTTAATGATAAGCCCATCTCTTCCGACCTTTATTTTTTTGGGTCTTTCATGAGGCGGCCCCTCTACGGGCTCCGGAGGAGTTAGAACACTGACCTCTATCGTTAGATTGTCAAGTTCATCAAGCGTCACAGGAGGAAAGCGTGGGTCATCAACGGCTGCGTATATAGCTGCTTTTATAGTGGCTTTAACTAGAGGGTAGAGTGGATAGGGAAAGCCTATGCACCCACGTAATGCCTGCGTGGGAGGAGCATCAGCCCTGTTGAGGGTTACAAAGACACCCATTTTTTCCCAAAGCTCGGGAGGAGTGTCCTTAGGAGGCTCTATTTCCTTACCGGACTTTAAATATTCTTCTATAGCCTTTCTGGCAAGCCTCACTAGAAATTCTCCCCACTCATCTTTTATCTTATACATATCTCTCACCAATACTCCTTTGTTCGTTGGACAAAATAAGGCTTTCCACCGTTAAGCTTAAAAAATCGTCGATTCTAATTTAGCCAGGTGTCGAAAGTGGGAGTGATTATTGAGTTCGTTATCGTTCCGCTTGGGGAGTTAAGCCTCAGCAGATACGTTGCTCATGTAGTAAAGCTTTTAGAGGAGAAGGGAGTAAAATATCAATTGACTCCTATGGGCACAATCATTGAAGTCCCAACTCTCAAAGAGGGCTTGAAGATAGTTGAAGAAGCCCACGAGGCAATGTTTGCACTTGGTGCGAAAAGAGTCTCGACAACGATAAGGATTGACGACAGAAGGGACAAGGATCGAACAATGGAGGCTAAGGTAAAATCAGTTTTTGAGAAAGTCCGGGGGGATAAAGATTAAAGTATTGGTGCTTGCCATCGATAGAGATGATGATTTTGGAAAAAAAGCTGGGGTTAGGGGACCTGTTATTGGAAGGGATGCATGCATAGATGCCGCTCTGAAACTTAGCCTTGCCGATCCTGAAGACAGCGATGCCAACGTTTTATATGCTGCGGTAAAATTATACGACGAGCTCAAAGAGAGGGGAGAATTTGAGGATGTTGAGGTGGCCCTTATCACGGGGCATCCCGATGTGGGAATTAAGAGTGACTTAGAACTGCAGAGACAGCTGGAAGAGGTTCTTAAGCGTTTTCCCGCAGATGGAGTTATACCGGTTACAGATGGGGCAGAAGATGAGCAGATATTTCCCATGATAACTTCAAGGCTCCCGATAATAAGCACACGGAGAGTCGTTGTCAAGCAAAGCGAGGGCATTGAGACAACGTATTATATCCTGTATCGTTATCTAAAGGAGATTTTGAGTGATCCGGAGGCGGCAAAGATTTTCTTCGGGCTTCCTGGAATGATATTGCTCATCTATGGCGTTGCTAAGTTGCTTTCTATAAAATACCCACAGAGTGTTACAATAATTTCCTCGACCGTTACGGGGTTAATCCTTTTCATAGTAGGTGGGTATTTCTTTGCAAAGGCTTTCCGGATAAAAGAAATCTTAGGACATTCTCTGACCAAAGGGTTTATACAGCTTATTTCCACCATAGCAGCGCTTTTTGTACTCTTTGCTGGAGCGGTAAATGCTTATCTTAACCTTGAGAGCATAGCACTTCAGTTAACCGGCAGATACCCAGGAACGGAACTCTTGGGGGTGGTTATATTTCTAAATGCTATAAGCACACCATTTGTCATTGCACTGGGCGTTTTAATGACAGGTAAGATTGTTCATTCTTACCTGAGAAAGGATTACCATATTTGGTATTACATAAGCGGCATTTTGCTGTTGCCGGCATTGTGGATAACAATTGACGTTACTACACTCTATGCCCTCTCAATAGTATCCTTCTATTCAATCGAATTCCTGAAGAAAGGACTCATAGCGATTGCTGACATAGCCGTCGCAACCCTTGTTGGAATGTATCTAAGAGATAAAGTAAGAGGATGGGAGAAAATTGAAACTGAAAGAAGCACTTCAGGAATATGAAAAAAGAAAAGAAGCCATCATGAAACAGAGAGAGGGAATATCAAAAAAATATACGGAAAGCTCTAAGGAGATAGTCTCAAAAATCCTCAGAACTCTTGAGAATCTTGAACAAAAGGAGTTACCCAAAAAGATTGACCCTCAGCTGGCAAGGATTGTGGGGGTCGAGAGGGAAAGATACACAACCGCGCTCAGGAATATGGTGAGAAAGATAGAAAGCATTGAAGACATCGAGAAGGTATTGCCTGAGATTTCCAAGCTCCATGTTGCTCACGGCAGACATTTGCTCCTTGTCTTTGAGAAGGAAGTTTATGAGATAAACACCCTCTTAAAGGTTCTATCTGATGAATATTCCTCGTACATCAAGGAGATAAACAAAATTGGTATTGAAGACGTCGAGACCGAAAAACTGCTAAAAGAACTGGAAGGCCTCAAGAATCTCATAAAAGAGGAAGAGCGTTCAAAAGAAGAACTCACAGAACAGTTGAAAAAGCTCCAGGAACAGATTACGGAACTGGAAAATAAACTGGAGTTTAAAGCTTTCAGAGAAGCTGAAGAAGAGCTTAAGGGAGAGATATCGCAAAAAGAAATTGCCATCCGTTCTAAGATTTCCAAGCTTCAGAAGCCAATAAAAAGAATGAGGATGCCAGACGCCACTGCGAGGAAATTTTTGGAGGATTCCGCCTATGCTATCCATCATCCCGAGGAGTTTCTCAAGCTACTCGATAGAATTGAGGACAAGCTCGATAAAAAGTATAAGAAAACTGTGGAGTGGGCCAGAACAAGTTTGCTAAGGGAATCTCAAGAACTTGCCTTAATGAAAGAAAAATTGGCAAAAATCGAGGAGGAGCTCTCAGCCTTTGTAAATGAGGAAGACTCCAAAAAACGAGAAATAATGGAGCTAAAGAGAAAACTTAAGGAGAAGGAGGAGAAATTGAAATTACTCAAGAAACAGATGCAGGAGCTGGAAGAAGAGCTTAGAAAAAGCATCTCAAAACTTGAGCATATTCTTGGAGAAAAAATCGAAATGAGTTAAAGTTTTTATATTTTTAGGATTACCTAATTTTGGGTGGTGGAAGTGATAAAGATTGACAGGCTGAGGTTTGGAACAGCCGGAATACCTCTTTCAACTCCAAAACCCTCAACGCTCACAGGCATAGAGCAGGTCAGAAAGCTCGGCTTGGATGCAATGGAACTTGAGTTTGTGAGAGGAGTTAATATCACCCCAGAACTTGCTAAAAAAATAAAATACGTTGCCCGAAAGAACGATGTTCTTCTCACGGCACATGCGCCCTATTACATAAACCTAAACGCAGCAGAGAAGGCGAAAGTAGAAGCGAGCAAGAAGAGGATAATCCAGAGTGCAGAGCGTTTGCATGATGCCGGGGGCTGGAGTGTGGTCTTCCACGCAGGTTACTATTTAAAACAAGACCCTTCAAAGGTCTACGAGAAAATTAAGAATGAAAGGATATTGTGAAAGTCCTGCAGGACAAGGGAATAGACGTGTGGATAAGGCCAGAGCTCACTGGAAAGCCAACACAATTTGGAAACCTTAAGGAGCTAATAAAGCTGAGCCAGGATGTTGAACAAGTTTTACCTGCTATAGATTTTGCCCACTGCCACGCGAGACACAATGGAAAGTACAACAGCATTGAAGAGTGGAGGGAGATGCTATCTTTGATTGAAAAGGAACTCGGCAGGGAGGCTTTGGACAACATGCACATTCATATAAGCGGAATACACTACTCCGAAAAGGGCGAGAAGAACCACTTGAACCTGCAGGAAAGCGATTTGAAGTGGGAGGATTTGCTGAGAGTTTTGAAGGAATTTAGGGTCAAAGGGGTCGTTATAAGCGAGAGCCCCAACATAGAAGGTGATGCCCTGCTGATGAAGAAAAAATATGAAGAAATCAGACTCTAGAGAGGAGATTCACAAGGGAGGTTAAAAATGCCTCCACATCCTCCATTTCGTTGTATAGGTGAGGAGAAGCCCGTATACCAAAGTGTCCTAAAACTCCTCTGTGGCTGACCTTTATTCCCTCAGCAATCATCTGCTGGTAAATTTCTTCTTCTTTCTCATAGCTTAAGCCGGTTTTTATTGTGACTATTGCCGAGTTCTCCCAATTTTCGTTGCCAATAATCTCTAGCCCTAAGCTCAGGGCTTCATCCCTGATTTTTCCTGCGAGCTTGGTGTTGTGCCTCTCGATTTTTTCAATGCCCACATTGTTTATCAGCTCCAGGGCACCCCATAGGGCTGCCGCCAGGAGGTAAGGTGGGCCACTGCCAAAATCGAGTCTTCTCGCATCTTCTCTTAGCTCGAATTCTCCCCAGGGGTTCTTTTCCGGCAAACCCCACCATGATGACCATTCTCCTATCGGGGGCTTCATGTTTAACAGTCCGGATAGTGGCGAGGCCTCTTCGATGAGCTCATTGGAGATATACATAACTCCGGAACCAACGGAGGGGTTGAGCAGCCATTTCTCTCCCCCTGCAACAAAGGCATCAACCCCCTCTTTTTCAGGATAGAGAGTTAAGCTGCCTGCATGCTGAACAGCATCCACTATAAGCCATGCACCATGCTCGTGGGCAACTTTGGAGATTTCTTTTATGTCCATCCTTTGGCCCGAGATCCACTGGACACTGCTTCCGATCACTGCAAAGGTGTTATCATCCACAGCTTTCTCAACGTCTTCAATGAAGTACCATCCATCTCTGTTTTTGACGATCCTAAGCTCCAGACCGTGCTTTTTCGCATAGCTCTTA belongs to Thermococcus bergensis and includes:
- a CDS encoding MTH1187 family thiamine-binding protein codes for the protein MGVIIEFVIVPLGELSLSRYVAHVVKLLEEKGVKYQLTPMGTIIEVPTLKEGLKIVEEAHEAMFALGAKRVSTTIRIDDRRDKDRTMEAKVKSVFEKVRGDKD
- a CDS encoding coiled-coil domain-containing protein; protein product: MKLKEALQEYEKRKEAIMKQREGISKKYTESSKEIVSKILRTLENLEQKELPKKIDPQLARIVGVERERYTTALRNMVRKIESIEDIEKVLPEISKLHVAHGRHLLLVFEKEVYEINTLLKVLSDEYSSYIKEINKIGIEDVETEKLLKELEGLKNLIKEEERSKEELTEQLKKLQEQITELENKLEFKAFREAEEELKGEISQKEIAIRSKISKLQKPIKRMRMPDATARKFLEDSAYAIHHPEEFLKLLDRIEDKLDKKYKKTVEWARTSLLRESQELALMKEKLAKIEEELSAFVNEEDSKKREIMELKRKLKEKEEKLKLLKKQMQELEEELRKSISKLEHILGEKIEMS
- a CDS encoding TIGR00296 family protein, which produces MYKIKDEWGEFLVRLARKAIEEYLKSGKEIEPPKDTPPELWEKMGVFVTLNRADAPPTQALRGCIGFPYPLYPLVKATIKAAIYAAVDDPRFPPVTLDELDNLTIEVSVLTPPEPVEGPPHERPKKIKVGRDGLIIKKGIYSGLLLPQVPIEWGWDEEEFLSETCWKAGLPPDCWLDEDTEVYRFTAEIFEEEYPNGPVKRKPLH
- a CDS encoding aminotransferase class V-fold PLP-dependent enzyme — encoded protein: MNLKHLFPGLKNFKVYLNTASAGFLPLTALKRTMDFLVYLVDFKEGVDSVDFLDKEIMEKVLKEGAKLFHTSKENLTLSVQTTEGLRRLLSSLEPRKGMNIVSFDMEFPSLACLLKSYAKKHGLELRIVKNRDGWYFIEDVEKAVDDNTFAVIGSSVQWISGQRMDIKEISKVAHEHGAWLIVDAVQHAGSLTLYPEKEGVDAFVAGGEKWLLNPSVGSGVMYISNELIEEASPLSGLLNMKPPIGEWSSWWGLPEKNPWGEFELREDARRLDFGSGPPYLLAAALWGALELINNVGIEKIERHNTKLAGKIRDEALSLGLEIIGNENWENSAIVTIKTGLSYEKEEEIYQQMIAEGIKVSHRGVLGHFGIRASPHLYNEMEDVEAFLTSLVNLLSRV
- a CDS encoding DUF373 family protein, coding for MKVLVLAIDRDDDFGKKAGVRGPVIGRDACIDAALKLSLADPEDSDANVLYAAVKLYDELKERGEFEDVEVALITGHPDVGIKSDLELQRQLEEVLKRFPADGVIPVTDGAEDEQIFPMITSRLPIISTRRVVVKQSEGIETTYYILYRYLKEILSDPEAAKIFFGLPGMILLIYGVAKLLSIKYPQSVTIISSTVTGLILFIVGGYFFAKAFRIKEILGHSLTKGFIQLISTIAALFVLFAGAVNAYLNLESIALQLTGRYPGTELLGVVIFLNAISTPFVIALGVLMTGKIVHSYLRKDYHIWYYISGILLLPALWITIDVTTLYALSIVSFYSIEFLKKGLIAIADIAVATLVGMYLRDKVRGWEKIETERSTSGI